A genomic stretch from Lathyrus oleraceus cultivar Zhongwan6 chromosome 2, CAAS_Psat_ZW6_1.0, whole genome shotgun sequence includes:
- the LOC127118227 gene encoding cucumisin isoform X2: MVSLRPFFLFLLICFQIHQACSNDRKTYIVYMGDHPKGIDPATLPSLHTTMAQNVLGSDFEPGAILHSYKKSFNGFVVKLTEDEAETLAEMDNVVSVFPNTKHYPSTTKSWDVIGLPQNSKRLSLESDIIVGVFDSGIWPKSKSFSDEGFGPPPKKWKGSCHNFTCNNKIIGARYFNIEGSYSKKDIKDPTDVNGHGTHCSSTVAGNVVNSVSLQGYASGTARGGVPSARVAMYKVCWETGCDQAGILAAFDEAIHDGVDVISVSLGSTQVVVVPYFRNGIDIGSFHAMKRGIFTSNSANNLGPNILTMTNFAPWLLSVAASTFGRKFVTKVQLGNGAIYEGATINTFDLKRKMFPIIFARDIPNIAGGFNSSQSRLCSKDSVDKQGVKGKIVLCEGFVSASDVGFFSGAVGIIFGDTYPQDSPFIFALPTTLLSLWNFREIQYYMKSTRNPTATIFKSEEVEDSLSPYIASFSSRGPNPITLNTLKPDIAAPGVNVLAAWTPLDPISEFEEDNRKLPYQILSGTSMACPHAAGAAAYVKSFHPNWSPAMIKSALMTTATPMSSDINAEAEFAYGAGLINPVKATNPGLVYDISEADYAEFLCGEGYTSKELRVLTQDKSNCKGKDNEKAVYSLNLPSFALYVNGTFFGYVYHRTVTNVGSAKSSYKARVISPPLLEIEVKPDVLSFTSIGQKKSFSLTIEGRTNVEVMSSTLIWDDGNHQVRSPIVVYGGDGS, translated from the exons ATGGTCTCTCTAAGGCCATTCTTTCTCTTTCTCCTAATCTGCTTTCAAATTCATCAAGCATGTTCCAATGATCGCAAG ACTTACATTGTCTACATGGGTGATCATCCAAAGGGCATTGATCCAGCCACTTTACCTTCTCTTCACACCACAATGGCTCAAAATGTCCTTGGCAG TGATTTTGAACCGGGAGCTATACTTCACAGCTACAAGAAGAGTTTTAATGGATTCGTAGTGAAATTGACAGAAGATGAAGCAGAAACTTTGGCCG AAATGGACAATGTGGTGTCCGTTTTTCCAAATACAAAGCATTATCCTTCCACAACAAAATCTTGGGACGTCATAGGCCTCCCACAAAATAGCAAAAGACTGAGTTTGGAGAGTGACATAATTGTTGGAGTATTCGACTCTGGAATTTGGCCGAAGTCGAAGAGCTTCAGTGATGAAGGATTCGGTCCACCACCAAAAAAATGGAAGGGATCATGCCACAACTTCACTTGCAACAA CAAAATAATTGGTGCGCGATACTTTAATATCGAAGGTTCGTATAGCAAAAAAGACATCAAAGATCCAACAGATGTAAATGGTCATGGGACACATTGTTCGTCCACGGTCGCTGGAAACGTGGTTAATTCTGTGAGCCTACAAGGCTACGCCTCAGGAACAGCGCGCGGAGGAGTTCCCTCAGCACGCGTTGCTATGTACAAAGTATGCTGGGAAACAGGCTGTGATCAAGCTGGTATCCTTGCAGCATTTGATGAAGCAATTCATGACGGAGTTGATGTTATATCTGTTTCTCTTGGATCAACTCAAGTAGTAGTAGTTCCATATTTTCGAAATGGGATCGACATTGGAAGTTTCCATGCAATGAAAAGAGGCATATTTACGTCGAATTCTGCTAATAATCTTGGCCCAAATATTCTCACCATGACAAATTTTGCACCTTGGTTACTTTCTGTTGCTGCAAGCACTTTTGGTAGAAAGTTTGTTACAAAGGTGCAATTGGGAAATGGTGCCATTTATGAGGGAGCCACAATTAACACATTTGATCTCAAAAGAAAAATGTTTCCGATCATTTTCGCAAGAGATATTCCAAATATTGCTGGTGGATTCAACAGTTCTCAATCCAG ATTATGCTCCAAAGACTCTGTCGATAAACAAGGCGTAAAGGGAAAGATAGTCTTATGCGAGGGATTTGTGTCTGCTTCAGATGTAGGGTTTTTCTCGGGAGCAGTTGGTATAATATTTGGAGACACTTATCCACAAGATTCGCCATTTATATTTGCATTGCCAACAACATTGTTGAGTCTGTGGAACTTTAGAGAAATACAATACTACATGAAATCAACAAG AAATCCAACTGCCACAATATTTAAGAGTGAAGAAGTCGAAGATTCGTTGTCCCCTTATATAGCTTCGTTTTCATCAAGAGGTCCAAACCCAATTACACTAAATACTCTCAAG CCTGATATTGCTGCACCAGGAGTTAACGTTTTAGCTGCATGGACTCCGCTCGACCCaatttcagaatttgaagaagaCAATAGAAAATTGCCATATCAAATTCTCTCTGGAACTTCAATGGCATGCCCGCATGCAGCTGGAGCAGCTGCATATGTTAAATCATTTCATCCCAATTGGTCTCCTGCCATGATCAAGTCCGCCTTGATGACCACTG CTACTCCAATGAGCTCTGATATTAACGCTGAAGCTGAATTCGCATATGGCGCGGGGCTTATTAATCCTGTTAAGGCAACAAATCCAGGACTAGTATATGATATTAGCGAAGCAGATTATGCTGAGTTTTTGTGTGGTGAAGGGTATACATCAAAAGAACTACGAGTTCTTACTCAAGATAAGAGTAATTGCAAGGGAAAAGATAATGAGAAAGCTGTATACAGCTTGAATCTGCCATCATTTGCACTTTATGTAAACGGAACATTTTTCGGATATGTTTATCATAGAACCGTTACAAATGTGGGATCAGCAAAATCTAGTTATAAAGCTAGAGTAATATCACCACCTTTGTTGGAAATTGAAGTGAAACCTGATGTTCTATCTTTCACATCAATAGGACAGAAAAAATCATTCTCGCTTACAATTGAAGGGAGAACCAATGTGGAAGTAATGTCTTCTACTTTGATTTGGGATGATGGCAATCATCAAGTTAGAAGTCCAATTGTAGTGTATGGAGGGGATGGAAGCTAA
- the LOC127118227 gene encoding cucumisin isoform X3 has protein sequence MVSLRPFFLFLLICFQIHQACSNDRKTYIVYMGDHPKGIDPATLPSLHTTMAQNVLGSDFEPGAILHSYKKSFNGFVVKLTEDEAETLAEMDNVVSVFPNTKHYPSTTKSWDVIGLPQNSKRLSLESDIIVGVFDSGIWPKSKSFSDEGFGPPPKKWKGSCHNFTCNNKIIGARYFNIEGSYSKKDIKDPTDVNGHGTHCSSTVAGNVVNSVSLQGYASGTARGGVPSARVAMYKVCWETGCDQAGILAAFDEAIHDGVDVISVSLGSTQVVVVPYFRNGIDIGSFHAMKRGIFTSNSANNLGPNILTMTNFAPWLLSVAASTFGRKFVTKVQLGNGAIYEGATINTFDLKRKMFPIIFARDIPNIAGGFNSSQSRLCSKDSVDKQGVKGKIVLCEGFVSASDVGFFSGAVGIIFGDTYPQDSPFIFALPTTLLSLWNFREIQYYMKSTRNPTATIFKSEEVEDSLSPYIASFSSRGPNPITLNTLKPDIAAPGVNVLAAWTPLDPISEFEEDNRKLPYQILSGTSMACPHAAGAAAYVKSFHPNWSPAMIKSALMTTATPMSSDINAEAEFAYGAGLINPVKATNPGLVYDISEADYAEFLCGEGYTSKELRVLTQDKSNCKGKDNEKAVYSLNLPSFALYVNGTFFGYVYHRTVTNVGSAKSSYKARVISPPLLEIQVKPNVLSFTSIGQKKSFSLTIEAAINVEVMSASLIWDDGSHQVRSPIVVYGK, from the exons ATGGTCTCTCTAAGGCCATTCTTTCTCTTTCTCCTAATCTGCTTTCAAATTCATCAAGCATGTTCCAATGATCGCAAG ACTTACATTGTCTACATGGGTGATCATCCAAAGGGCATTGATCCAGCCACTTTACCTTCTCTTCACACCACAATGGCTCAAAATGTCCTTGGCAG TGATTTTGAACCGGGAGCTATACTTCACAGCTACAAGAAGAGTTTTAATGGATTCGTAGTGAAATTGACAGAAGATGAAGCAGAAACTTTGGCCG AAATGGACAATGTGGTGTCCGTTTTTCCAAATACAAAGCATTATCCTTCCACAACAAAATCTTGGGACGTCATAGGCCTCCCACAAAATAGCAAAAGACTGAGTTTGGAGAGTGACATAATTGTTGGAGTATTCGACTCTGGAATTTGGCCGAAGTCGAAGAGCTTCAGTGATGAAGGATTCGGTCCACCACCAAAAAAATGGAAGGGATCATGCCACAACTTCACTTGCAACAA CAAAATAATTGGTGCGCGATACTTTAATATCGAAGGTTCGTATAGCAAAAAAGACATCAAAGATCCAACAGATGTAAATGGTCATGGGACACATTGTTCGTCCACGGTCGCTGGAAACGTGGTTAATTCTGTGAGCCTACAAGGCTACGCCTCAGGAACAGCGCGCGGAGGAGTTCCCTCAGCACGCGTTGCTATGTACAAAGTATGCTGGGAAACAGGCTGTGATCAAGCTGGTATCCTTGCAGCATTTGATGAAGCAATTCATGACGGAGTTGATGTTATATCTGTTTCTCTTGGATCAACTCAAGTAGTAGTAGTTCCATATTTTCGAAATGGGATCGACATTGGAAGTTTCCATGCAATGAAAAGAGGCATATTTACGTCGAATTCTGCTAATAATCTTGGCCCAAATATTCTCACCATGACAAATTTTGCACCTTGGTTACTTTCTGTTGCTGCAAGCACTTTTGGTAGAAAGTTTGTTACAAAGGTGCAATTGGGAAATGGTGCCATTTATGAGGGAGCCACAATTAACACATTTGATCTCAAAAGAAAAATGTTTCCGATCATTTTCGCAAGAGATATTCCAAATATTGCTGGTGGATTCAACAGTTCTCAATCCAG ATTATGCTCCAAAGACTCTGTCGATAAACAAGGCGTAAAGGGAAAGATAGTCTTATGCGAGGGATTTGTGTCTGCTTCAGATGTAGGGTTTTTCTCGGGAGCAGTTGGTATAATATTTGGAGACACTTATCCACAAGATTCGCCATTTATATTTGCATTGCCAACAACATTGTTGAGTCTGTGGAACTTTAGAGAAATACAATACTACATGAAATCAACAAG AAATCCAACTGCCACAATATTTAAGAGTGAAGAAGTCGAAGATTCGTTGTCCCCTTATATAGCTTCGTTTTCATCAAGAGGTCCAAACCCAATTACACTAAATACTCTCAAG CCTGATATTGCTGCACCAGGAGTTAACGTTTTAGCTGCATGGACTCCGCTCGACCCaatttcagaatttgaagaagaCAATAGAAAATTGCCATATCAAATTCTCTCTGGAACTTCAATGGCATGCCCGCATGCAGCTGGAGCAGCTGCATATGTTAAATCATTTCATCCCAATTGGTCTCCTGCCATGATCAAGTCCGCCTTGATGACCACTG CTACTCCAATGAGCTCTGATATTAACGCTGAAGCTGAATTCGCATATGGCGCGGGGCTTATTAATCCTGTTAAGGCAACAAATCCAGGACTAGTATATGATATTAGCGAAGCAGATTATGCTGAGTTTTTGTGTGGTGAAGGGTATACATCAAAAGAACTACGAGTTCTTACTCAAGATAAGAGTAATTGCAAGGGAAAAGATAATGAGAAAGCTGTATACAGCTTGAATCTGCCATCATTTGCACTTTATGTAAACGGAACATTTTTCGGATATGTTTATCATAGAACCGTTACAAATGTGGGATCAGCAAAATCTAGTTATAAAGCTAGAGTAATATCACCAC